In one window of Neofelis nebulosa isolate mNeoNeb1 chromosome 15, mNeoNeb1.pri, whole genome shotgun sequence DNA:
- the ATP2B4 gene encoding plasma membrane calcium-transporting ATPase 4 isoform X3, translating to MTNPTERTLPANSMVESHEREFGCTVMDLRKLMELRSTDAINQINVHYGGVTNLCSRLKTNPVEGLSGNPADLEKRKHVFGQNFIPPKKPKTFLELVWEALQDVTLIILEIAAIISLVLSFYRPPGEENEQCGLPVSSPEDEGEAEAGWIEGAAILFSVIIVVLVTAFNDWSKEKQFRGLQNRIEKEQKFSVIRNGHIIQLPVAEIVVGDIAQIKYGDLLPADGILIQGNDLKIDESSLTGESDHVKKSVERDPMLLSGTHVMEGSGRMVVTAVGINSQTGIIFTLLGASEGEEEEKKKKGKKQGVPENRNKAKTQDGVALEIQPLNSQEGTDNEEKEKKAAKLPKKEKSVLQGKLTRLAVQIGKAGLIMSAFTVLILILYFVIDNFVIHRRAWLPECTPIYIQYFVKFFIIGITVLVVAVPEGLPLAVTISLAYSVKKMMKDNNLVRHLDACETMGNATAICSDKTGTLTMNRMTVVQAYIGDTHYHQIPSPDVLLPKVLDLIVNGISINSAYTSKILPPEKEGGLPRQVGSKTECALLGFVTDLKQDYHAVRNEVPEEKLYKVYTFNSVRKSMSTVIEKPSGGYRMYSKGASEIILRKCNRILDKKGEVVPFKNKDRDEIVRTVIEPMACEGLRTICIAYRDFNDGEPPWDNESEILTELTCVAVVGIEDPVRPEVPDAIAKCKQAGITVRMVTGDNINTARAIATKCGIVTPGDDFLCLEGKEFNRLIRNEKGEVEQEKLDKIWPKLRVLARSSPTDKHTLVKGIIDSTIGEQRQVVAVTGDGTNDGPALKKADVGFAMGIAGTDVAKEASDIILTDDNFTSIVKAVMWGRNVYDSISKFLQFQLTVNVVAVIVAFTGACITQDSPLKAVQMLWVNLIMDTFASLALATEPPTESLLKRRPYGRNKPLISRTMMKNILGHAVYQLTVIFFLVFAGEKFFDIDSGRKAPLHSPPSQHYTIIFNTFVLMQLFNEINSRKIHGERNVFAGIFRNLIFCCVVLGTFISQILIVEFGGKPFSCTKLTLSQWFWCLFIGIGELLWGQIISSIPTQSLKFLKEAGHGTTKEEITKDAEGLDEIDHAEMELRRGQILWFRGLNRIQTQIDVINTFQTGASFKGVLKRQTMGQHLDVKHVPSSSYVTVAPVRSPPTTSVPAAVPPPTLGNQSGQSVP from the exons GTCTGTCTGGGAACCCTGCGGACCTGGAGAAACGTAAGCACGTGTTCGGACAGAACTTTATCCCCCCCAAAAAGCCCAAGACCTTCTTAGAACTAGTGTGGGAAGCCCTTCAAGATGTCACACTCATCATCCTGGAGATTGCAGCCATCATCTCCCTCGTCCTGTCCTTCTATCGGCCCCCCGGTGAAGAAAATGAAC AGTGTGGTCTACCCGTAAGTAGCCCGGAAGACGAAGGAGAGGCAGAAGCCGGCTGGATTGAGGGGGCAGCCATCCTGTTCTCCGTGATCATCGTGGTGCTGGTGACTGCCTTCAATGATTGGAGCAAAGAGAAGCAATTCCGGGGGCTGCAGAACCGCATCGAAAAGGAACAGAAATTCTCCGTGATCCGAAATGGCCACATCATCCAGCTCCCAGTGGCTGAGATCGTGGTGGGTGACATCGCCCAAATCAAATACG GTGACCTACTGCCCGCAGATGGGATCCTGATCCAGGGGAACGATCTCAAGATTGACGAGAGCTCTCTGACTGGGGAATCAGACCATGTCAAGAAGTCTGTGGAAAGGGACCCAATGCTGCTCTCAG GGACCCATGTCATGGAAGGTTCTGGCCGGATGGTAGTGACGGCTGTGGGTATCAACTCTCAGACTGGAATCATCTTTACCCTTTTGGGAGCCAgcgagggagaagaggaagagaagaagaaaaaag GTAAAAAACAAGGAGTCCCTGAAAATCGCAACAAAG CAAAAACTCAGGATGGGGTGGCCCTGGAAATCCAGCCACTCAACAGCCAGGAGGGGACCGACAacgaggagaaggagaagaaggcgGCCAAGCTGCCCAAAAAGGAGAAGTCGGTGCTGCAGGGCAAGCTGACGCGCTTGGCTGTTCAGATCGGGAAAGCTG GCCTCATCATGTCTGCCTTCACGGTTCTCATCCTGATCCTGTACTTTGTGATTGACAACTTCGTGATCCACCGCAGAGCGTGGCTGCCCGAGTGCACTCCCATCTACATCCAGTACTTTGTCAAGTTCTTCATCATCGGCATCACTGTGCTGGTGGTGGCTGTGCCAGAGGGGCTGCCGCTGGCTGTCACCATTTCCCTGGCCTACTCCGTGAAG AAAATGATGAAAGACAATAACCTGGTGCGGCACCTGGATGCTTGTGAGACAATGGGCAACGCCACAGCCATTTGCTCTGATAAGACCGGCACGTTGACCATGAACCGCATGACCGTGGTACAGGCTTATATTGGAGACACCCATTACCATCAGATCCCGAGCCCTGATGTCCTCCTGCCCAAGGTCCTGGACCTTATTGTCAATGGCATTTCTATCAACAGTGCCTATACCTCCAAGATTCTG CctccagagaaggagggaggtcTGCCGCGGCAGGTGGGCAGCAAGACCGAATGTGCTCTGCTGGGCTTTGTCACAGACCTGAAGCAGGATTACCATGCGGTGCGCAATGAGGTGCCCGAGGAGAAGCTCTACAAGGTGTATACCTTCAACTCGGTGCGCAAATCCATGAGCACGGTCATCGAGAAGCCCAGCGGGGGCTACCGCATGTACAGCAAGGGCGCCTCGGAGATCATCTTGCGCAA GTGCAACCGAATCCTGGACAAGAAAGGGGAAGTGGTGCCATTCAAGAACAAGGACCGAGATGAGATAGTGCGCACTGTCATCGAGCCCATGGCCTGCGAGGGCCTCCGAACTATCTGCATAGCTTACCGGGATTTCAATGACGGAGAGCCCCCGTGGGACAACGAGAGTGAGATCCTCACCGAACTGACCTGCGTCgcggtggtgggcattgaggaccCCGTGCGCCCAGAG GTCCCAGACGCTATCGCCAAATGCAAACAAGCTGGCATCACTGTCAGAATGGTGACCGGTGACAACATCAACACAGCCCGGGCCATCGCCACCAAATGTGGCATTGTCACACCTGGGGATGACTTCTTGTGCTTAGAAGGCAAAGAGTTCAACCGACTTATCCGCAACGAGAAGGGCGAG GTGGAGCAAGAGAAGCTGGACAAGATCTGGCCTAAGCTTCGAGTCTTGGCGCGATCGTCCCCCACTGACAAGCACACCCTGGTAAAAG GCATCATCGACAGCACTATTGGGGAACAGCGACAGGTGGTGGCTGTCACTGGCGATGGCACGAATGATGGGCCGGCCCTGAAGAAAGCAGATGTTGGCTTTGCCATG GGTATTGCAGGCACGGATGTGGCAAAGGAGGCCTCAGACATCATCCTAACAGACGACAACTTCACCAGCATTGTGAAGGCAGTGATGTGGGGGCGAAACGTCTATGACAGCATCTCCAAGTTTCTGCAGTTCCAGCTCACTGTCAACGTGGTGGCCGTGATTGTGGCCTTCACCGGAGCCTGTATCACTCAG GATTCCCCACTGAAAGCCGTGCAGATGTTGTGGGTTAACCTAATCATGGACACTTTTGCCTCCTTGGCCCTGGCCACCGAGCCTCCTACGGAGTCTCTGTTGAAGCGTCGCCCCTATGGCCGCAATAAGCCTCTGATCTCACGTACTATGATGAAGAACATCTTGGGCCACGCAGTCTATCAGCTCACTGTCatctttttccttgtctttgcCG GTGAGAAATTCTTTGACATCGATAGCGGGAGGAAGGCGCCTCTACATTCCCCACCCAGCCAACACTACACCATTATTTTCAACACCTTTGTGCTGATGCAGCTCTTCAACGAAATCAACTCCCGCAAGATCCACGGAGAGAGGAACGTCTTTGCAGGCATCTTCCGCAACCTCATCTtctgctgtgtggtcttgggcacgTTCATCAGCCAG ATTCTCATTGTGGAATTCGGGGGTAAACCCTTCAGTTGCACGAAGCTCACCCTGTCTCAGTGGTTTTGGTGTCTCTTCATTGGCATCGGAGAACTGCTGTGGGGCCAG ATAATCTCCTCGATACCTACGCAATCCCTGAAGTTCCTGAAGGAGGCCGGGCATGGCACCACGAAAGAGGAGATCACCAAGGACGCGGAGGGGCTGGATGAGATTGACCACGCGGAGATGGAGCTGCGCCGAGGCCAGATCCTCTGGTTCCGGGGCCTGAACCGCATCCAGACTCAG ATCGACGTAATTAACACATTCCAGACGGGAGCCTCTTTTAAGGGAGTCCTAAAGCGACAGACCATGGGTCAACACCTTGATGTAAAACATGTTCCTAGCTCATCCTATGTAACAGTTGCGCCAGTCAGATCTCCCCCCACCACTTCTGTTCCTGCTGCTGTTCCACCTCCTACTCTGGGCA ATCAAAGTGGTCAAAGCGTTCCATAG
- the ATP2B4 gene encoding plasma membrane calcium-transporting ATPase 4 isoform X2, with protein MTNPTERTLPANSMVESHEREFGCTVMDLRKLMELRSTDAINQINVHYGGVTNLCSRLKTNPVEGLSGNPADLEKRKHVFGQNFIPPKKPKTFLELVWEALQDVTLIILEIAAIISLVLSFYRPPGEENEQCGLPVSSPEDEGEAEAGWIEGAAILFSVIIVVLVTAFNDWSKEKQFRGLQNRIEKEQKFSVIRNGHIIQLPVAEIVVGDIAQIKYGDLLPADGILIQGNDLKIDESSLTGESDHVKKSVERDPMLLSGTHVMEGSGRMVVTAVGINSQTGIIFTLLGASEGEEEEKKKKAKTQDGVALEIQPLNSQEGTDNEEKEKKAAKLPKKEKSVLQGKLTRLAVQIGKAGLIMSAFTVLILILYFVIDNFVIHRRAWLPECTPIYIQYFVKFFIIGITVLVVAVPEGLPLAVTISLAYSVKKMMKDNNLVRHLDACETMGNATAICSDKTGTLTMNRMTVVQAYIGDTHYHQIPSPDVLLPKVLDLIVNGISINSAYTSKILPPEKEGGLPRQVGSKTECALLGFVTDLKQDYHAVRNEVPEEKLYKVYTFNSVRKSMSTVIEKPSGGYRMYSKGASEIILRKCNRILDKKGEVVPFKNKDRDEIVRTVIEPMACEGLRTICIAYRDFNDGEPPWDNESEILTELTCVAVVGIEDPVRPEVPDAIAKCKQAGITVRMVTGDNINTARAIATKCGIVTPGDDFLCLEGKEFNRLIRNEKGEVEQEKLDKIWPKLRVLARSSPTDKHTLVKGIIDSTIGEQRQVVAVTGDGTNDGPALKKADVGFAMGIAGTDVAKEASDIILTDDNFTSIVKAVMWGRNVYDSISKFLQFQLTVNVVAVIVAFTGACITQDSPLKAVQMLWVNLIMDTFASLALATEPPTESLLKRRPYGRNKPLISRTMMKNILGHAVYQLTVIFFLVFAGEKFFDIDSGRKAPLHSPPSQHYTIIFNTFVLMQLFNEINSRKIHGERNVFAGIFRNLIFCCVVLGTFISQILIVEFGGKPFSCTKLTLSQWFWCLFIGIGELLWGQIISSIPTQSLKFLKEAGHGTTKEEITKDAEGLDEIDHAEMELRRGQILWFRGLNRIQTQIKVVKAFHSSLHESIQKPKNQNSIHNFMTHPEFAIDEEVPRTPLLDEHEEEDLEQAPKAGTRVLLLDGEVTPYANKNNNAVDCSQVHIVASHADSPLHSLETSV; from the exons GTCTGTCTGGGAACCCTGCGGACCTGGAGAAACGTAAGCACGTGTTCGGACAGAACTTTATCCCCCCCAAAAAGCCCAAGACCTTCTTAGAACTAGTGTGGGAAGCCCTTCAAGATGTCACACTCATCATCCTGGAGATTGCAGCCATCATCTCCCTCGTCCTGTCCTTCTATCGGCCCCCCGGTGAAGAAAATGAAC AGTGTGGTCTACCCGTAAGTAGCCCGGAAGACGAAGGAGAGGCAGAAGCCGGCTGGATTGAGGGGGCAGCCATCCTGTTCTCCGTGATCATCGTGGTGCTGGTGACTGCCTTCAATGATTGGAGCAAAGAGAAGCAATTCCGGGGGCTGCAGAACCGCATCGAAAAGGAACAGAAATTCTCCGTGATCCGAAATGGCCACATCATCCAGCTCCCAGTGGCTGAGATCGTGGTGGGTGACATCGCCCAAATCAAATACG GTGACCTACTGCCCGCAGATGGGATCCTGATCCAGGGGAACGATCTCAAGATTGACGAGAGCTCTCTGACTGGGGAATCAGACCATGTCAAGAAGTCTGTGGAAAGGGACCCAATGCTGCTCTCAG GGACCCATGTCATGGAAGGTTCTGGCCGGATGGTAGTGACGGCTGTGGGTATCAACTCTCAGACTGGAATCATCTTTACCCTTTTGGGAGCCAgcgagggagaagaggaagagaagaagaaaaaag CAAAAACTCAGGATGGGGTGGCCCTGGAAATCCAGCCACTCAACAGCCAGGAGGGGACCGACAacgaggagaaggagaagaaggcgGCCAAGCTGCCCAAAAAGGAGAAGTCGGTGCTGCAGGGCAAGCTGACGCGCTTGGCTGTTCAGATCGGGAAAGCTG GCCTCATCATGTCTGCCTTCACGGTTCTCATCCTGATCCTGTACTTTGTGATTGACAACTTCGTGATCCACCGCAGAGCGTGGCTGCCCGAGTGCACTCCCATCTACATCCAGTACTTTGTCAAGTTCTTCATCATCGGCATCACTGTGCTGGTGGTGGCTGTGCCAGAGGGGCTGCCGCTGGCTGTCACCATTTCCCTGGCCTACTCCGTGAAG AAAATGATGAAAGACAATAACCTGGTGCGGCACCTGGATGCTTGTGAGACAATGGGCAACGCCACAGCCATTTGCTCTGATAAGACCGGCACGTTGACCATGAACCGCATGACCGTGGTACAGGCTTATATTGGAGACACCCATTACCATCAGATCCCGAGCCCTGATGTCCTCCTGCCCAAGGTCCTGGACCTTATTGTCAATGGCATTTCTATCAACAGTGCCTATACCTCCAAGATTCTG CctccagagaaggagggaggtcTGCCGCGGCAGGTGGGCAGCAAGACCGAATGTGCTCTGCTGGGCTTTGTCACAGACCTGAAGCAGGATTACCATGCGGTGCGCAATGAGGTGCCCGAGGAGAAGCTCTACAAGGTGTATACCTTCAACTCGGTGCGCAAATCCATGAGCACGGTCATCGAGAAGCCCAGCGGGGGCTACCGCATGTACAGCAAGGGCGCCTCGGAGATCATCTTGCGCAA GTGCAACCGAATCCTGGACAAGAAAGGGGAAGTGGTGCCATTCAAGAACAAGGACCGAGATGAGATAGTGCGCACTGTCATCGAGCCCATGGCCTGCGAGGGCCTCCGAACTATCTGCATAGCTTACCGGGATTTCAATGACGGAGAGCCCCCGTGGGACAACGAGAGTGAGATCCTCACCGAACTGACCTGCGTCgcggtggtgggcattgaggaccCCGTGCGCCCAGAG GTCCCAGACGCTATCGCCAAATGCAAACAAGCTGGCATCACTGTCAGAATGGTGACCGGTGACAACATCAACACAGCCCGGGCCATCGCCACCAAATGTGGCATTGTCACACCTGGGGATGACTTCTTGTGCTTAGAAGGCAAAGAGTTCAACCGACTTATCCGCAACGAGAAGGGCGAG GTGGAGCAAGAGAAGCTGGACAAGATCTGGCCTAAGCTTCGAGTCTTGGCGCGATCGTCCCCCACTGACAAGCACACCCTGGTAAAAG GCATCATCGACAGCACTATTGGGGAACAGCGACAGGTGGTGGCTGTCACTGGCGATGGCACGAATGATGGGCCGGCCCTGAAGAAAGCAGATGTTGGCTTTGCCATG GGTATTGCAGGCACGGATGTGGCAAAGGAGGCCTCAGACATCATCCTAACAGACGACAACTTCACCAGCATTGTGAAGGCAGTGATGTGGGGGCGAAACGTCTATGACAGCATCTCCAAGTTTCTGCAGTTCCAGCTCACTGTCAACGTGGTGGCCGTGATTGTGGCCTTCACCGGAGCCTGTATCACTCAG GATTCCCCACTGAAAGCCGTGCAGATGTTGTGGGTTAACCTAATCATGGACACTTTTGCCTCCTTGGCCCTGGCCACCGAGCCTCCTACGGAGTCTCTGTTGAAGCGTCGCCCCTATGGCCGCAATAAGCCTCTGATCTCACGTACTATGATGAAGAACATCTTGGGCCACGCAGTCTATCAGCTCACTGTCatctttttccttgtctttgcCG GTGAGAAATTCTTTGACATCGATAGCGGGAGGAAGGCGCCTCTACATTCCCCACCCAGCCAACACTACACCATTATTTTCAACACCTTTGTGCTGATGCAGCTCTTCAACGAAATCAACTCCCGCAAGATCCACGGAGAGAGGAACGTCTTTGCAGGCATCTTCCGCAACCTCATCTtctgctgtgtggtcttgggcacgTTCATCAGCCAG ATTCTCATTGTGGAATTCGGGGGTAAACCCTTCAGTTGCACGAAGCTCACCCTGTCTCAGTGGTTTTGGTGTCTCTTCATTGGCATCGGAGAACTGCTGTGGGGCCAG ATAATCTCCTCGATACCTACGCAATCCCTGAAGTTCCTGAAGGAGGCCGGGCATGGCACCACGAAAGAGGAGATCACCAAGGACGCGGAGGGGCTGGATGAGATTGACCACGCGGAGATGGAGCTGCGCCGAGGCCAGATCCTCTGGTTCCGGGGCCTGAACCGCATCCAGACTCAG ATCAAAGTGGTCAAAGCGTTCCATAGTTCCCTCCACGAAAGCATTCAGAAACCCAAGAACCAAAACTCCATCCACAACTTCATGACCCACCCTGAATTCGCCATAGATGAGGAGGTGCCACGAACACCACTCCTGGATGAGCATGAGGAGGAAGATCTCGAACAGGCTCCTAAGGCTGGGACTAGGGTGCTCCTGTTGGATGGTGAGGTCACCCCATATGCCAACAAGAACAACAATGCAGTGGACTGCAGCCAAGTGCACATCGTTGCCTCCCATGCGGACAGCCCTCTACACAGCCTGGAGACATCAGTTTGA
- the ATP2B4 gene encoding plasma membrane calcium-transporting ATPase 4 isoform X5 — translation MTNPTERTLPANSMVESHEREFGCTVMDLRKLMELRSTDAINQINVHYGGVTNLCSRLKTNPVEGLSGNPADLEKRKHVFGQNFIPPKKPKTFLELVWEALQDVTLIILEIAAIISLVLSFYRPPGEENEQCGLPVSSPEDEGEAEAGWIEGAAILFSVIIVVLVTAFNDWSKEKQFRGLQNRIEKEQKFSVIRNGHIIQLPVAEIVVGDIAQIKYGDLLPADGILIQGNDLKIDESSLTGESDHVKKSVERDPMLLSGTHVMEGSGRMVVTAVGINSQTGIIFTLLGASEGEEEEKKKKAKTQDGVALEIQPLNSQEGTDNEEKEKKAAKLPKKEKSVLQGKLTRLAVQIGKAGLIMSAFTVLILILYFVIDNFVIHRRAWLPECTPIYIQYFVKFFIIGITVLVVAVPEGLPLAVTISLAYSVKKMMKDNNLVRHLDACETMGNATAICSDKTGTLTMNRMTVVQAYIGDTHYHQIPSPDVLLPKVLDLIVNGISINSAYTSKILPPEKEGGLPRQVGSKTECALLGFVTDLKQDYHAVRNEVPEEKLYKVYTFNSVRKSMSTVIEKPSGGYRMYSKGASEIILRKCNRILDKKGEVVPFKNKDRDEIVRTVIEPMACEGLRTICIAYRDFNDGEPPWDNESEILTELTCVAVVGIEDPVRPEVPDAIAKCKQAGITVRMVTGDNINTARAIATKCGIVTPGDDFLCLEGKEFNRLIRNEKGEVEQEKLDKIWPKLRVLARSSPTDKHTLVKGIIDSTIGEQRQVVAVTGDGTNDGPALKKADVGFAMGIAGTDVAKEASDIILTDDNFTSIVKAVMWGRNVYDSISKFLQFQLTVNVVAVIVAFTGACITQDSPLKAVQMLWVNLIMDTFASLALATEPPTESLLKRRPYGRNKPLISRTMMKNILGHAVYQLTVIFFLVFAGEKFFDIDSGRKAPLHSPPSQHYTIIFNTFVLMQLFNEINSRKIHGERNVFAGIFRNLIFCCVVLGTFISQILIVEFGGKPFSCTKLTLSQWFWCLFIGIGELLWGQIISSIPTQSLKFLKEAGHGTTKEEITKDAEGLDEIDHAEMELRRGQILWFRGLNRIQTQIDVINTFQTGASFKGVLKRQTMGQHLDVKHVPSSSYVTVAPVRSPPTTSVPAAVPPPTLGNQSGQSVP, via the exons GTCTGTCTGGGAACCCTGCGGACCTGGAGAAACGTAAGCACGTGTTCGGACAGAACTTTATCCCCCCCAAAAAGCCCAAGACCTTCTTAGAACTAGTGTGGGAAGCCCTTCAAGATGTCACACTCATCATCCTGGAGATTGCAGCCATCATCTCCCTCGTCCTGTCCTTCTATCGGCCCCCCGGTGAAGAAAATGAAC AGTGTGGTCTACCCGTAAGTAGCCCGGAAGACGAAGGAGAGGCAGAAGCCGGCTGGATTGAGGGGGCAGCCATCCTGTTCTCCGTGATCATCGTGGTGCTGGTGACTGCCTTCAATGATTGGAGCAAAGAGAAGCAATTCCGGGGGCTGCAGAACCGCATCGAAAAGGAACAGAAATTCTCCGTGATCCGAAATGGCCACATCATCCAGCTCCCAGTGGCTGAGATCGTGGTGGGTGACATCGCCCAAATCAAATACG GTGACCTACTGCCCGCAGATGGGATCCTGATCCAGGGGAACGATCTCAAGATTGACGAGAGCTCTCTGACTGGGGAATCAGACCATGTCAAGAAGTCTGTGGAAAGGGACCCAATGCTGCTCTCAG GGACCCATGTCATGGAAGGTTCTGGCCGGATGGTAGTGACGGCTGTGGGTATCAACTCTCAGACTGGAATCATCTTTACCCTTTTGGGAGCCAgcgagggagaagaggaagagaagaagaaaaaag CAAAAACTCAGGATGGGGTGGCCCTGGAAATCCAGCCACTCAACAGCCAGGAGGGGACCGACAacgaggagaaggagaagaaggcgGCCAAGCTGCCCAAAAAGGAGAAGTCGGTGCTGCAGGGCAAGCTGACGCGCTTGGCTGTTCAGATCGGGAAAGCTG GCCTCATCATGTCTGCCTTCACGGTTCTCATCCTGATCCTGTACTTTGTGATTGACAACTTCGTGATCCACCGCAGAGCGTGGCTGCCCGAGTGCACTCCCATCTACATCCAGTACTTTGTCAAGTTCTTCATCATCGGCATCACTGTGCTGGTGGTGGCTGTGCCAGAGGGGCTGCCGCTGGCTGTCACCATTTCCCTGGCCTACTCCGTGAAG AAAATGATGAAAGACAATAACCTGGTGCGGCACCTGGATGCTTGTGAGACAATGGGCAACGCCACAGCCATTTGCTCTGATAAGACCGGCACGTTGACCATGAACCGCATGACCGTGGTACAGGCTTATATTGGAGACACCCATTACCATCAGATCCCGAGCCCTGATGTCCTCCTGCCCAAGGTCCTGGACCTTATTGTCAATGGCATTTCTATCAACAGTGCCTATACCTCCAAGATTCTG CctccagagaaggagggaggtcTGCCGCGGCAGGTGGGCAGCAAGACCGAATGTGCTCTGCTGGGCTTTGTCACAGACCTGAAGCAGGATTACCATGCGGTGCGCAATGAGGTGCCCGAGGAGAAGCTCTACAAGGTGTATACCTTCAACTCGGTGCGCAAATCCATGAGCACGGTCATCGAGAAGCCCAGCGGGGGCTACCGCATGTACAGCAAGGGCGCCTCGGAGATCATCTTGCGCAA GTGCAACCGAATCCTGGACAAGAAAGGGGAAGTGGTGCCATTCAAGAACAAGGACCGAGATGAGATAGTGCGCACTGTCATCGAGCCCATGGCCTGCGAGGGCCTCCGAACTATCTGCATAGCTTACCGGGATTTCAATGACGGAGAGCCCCCGTGGGACAACGAGAGTGAGATCCTCACCGAACTGACCTGCGTCgcggtggtgggcattgaggaccCCGTGCGCCCAGAG GTCCCAGACGCTATCGCCAAATGCAAACAAGCTGGCATCACTGTCAGAATGGTGACCGGTGACAACATCAACACAGCCCGGGCCATCGCCACCAAATGTGGCATTGTCACACCTGGGGATGACTTCTTGTGCTTAGAAGGCAAAGAGTTCAACCGACTTATCCGCAACGAGAAGGGCGAG GTGGAGCAAGAGAAGCTGGACAAGATCTGGCCTAAGCTTCGAGTCTTGGCGCGATCGTCCCCCACTGACAAGCACACCCTGGTAAAAG GCATCATCGACAGCACTATTGGGGAACAGCGACAGGTGGTGGCTGTCACTGGCGATGGCACGAATGATGGGCCGGCCCTGAAGAAAGCAGATGTTGGCTTTGCCATG GGTATTGCAGGCACGGATGTGGCAAAGGAGGCCTCAGACATCATCCTAACAGACGACAACTTCACCAGCATTGTGAAGGCAGTGATGTGGGGGCGAAACGTCTATGACAGCATCTCCAAGTTTCTGCAGTTCCAGCTCACTGTCAACGTGGTGGCCGTGATTGTGGCCTTCACCGGAGCCTGTATCACTCAG GATTCCCCACTGAAAGCCGTGCAGATGTTGTGGGTTAACCTAATCATGGACACTTTTGCCTCCTTGGCCCTGGCCACCGAGCCTCCTACGGAGTCTCTGTTGAAGCGTCGCCCCTATGGCCGCAATAAGCCTCTGATCTCACGTACTATGATGAAGAACATCTTGGGCCACGCAGTCTATCAGCTCACTGTCatctttttccttgtctttgcCG GTGAGAAATTCTTTGACATCGATAGCGGGAGGAAGGCGCCTCTACATTCCCCACCCAGCCAACACTACACCATTATTTTCAACACCTTTGTGCTGATGCAGCTCTTCAACGAAATCAACTCCCGCAAGATCCACGGAGAGAGGAACGTCTTTGCAGGCATCTTCCGCAACCTCATCTtctgctgtgtggtcttgggcacgTTCATCAGCCAG ATTCTCATTGTGGAATTCGGGGGTAAACCCTTCAGTTGCACGAAGCTCACCCTGTCTCAGTGGTTTTGGTGTCTCTTCATTGGCATCGGAGAACTGCTGTGGGGCCAG ATAATCTCCTCGATACCTACGCAATCCCTGAAGTTCCTGAAGGAGGCCGGGCATGGCACCACGAAAGAGGAGATCACCAAGGACGCGGAGGGGCTGGATGAGATTGACCACGCGGAGATGGAGCTGCGCCGAGGCCAGATCCTCTGGTTCCGGGGCCTGAACCGCATCCAGACTCAG ATCGACGTAATTAACACATTCCAGACGGGAGCCTCTTTTAAGGGAGTCCTAAAGCGACAGACCATGGGTCAACACCTTGATGTAAAACATGTTCCTAGCTCATCCTATGTAACAGTTGCGCCAGTCAGATCTCCCCCCACCACTTCTGTTCCTGCTGCTGTTCCACCTCCTACTCTGGGCA ATCAAAGTGGTCAAAGCGTTCCATAG